A segment of the Fusobacterium ulcerans genome:
CAGGAAGTACTATACATGATTCTACTGAATGTACAGGAGTTCTTTTGATAAAGTCAGGAGAATTGAGAGTATATATTCTTTCTCCAGAGGGAAGGGAAGTCACTTTGTACAGATTGGGAAGTGGGTCGACATGTCTTCTTACAGCATCATGTATTTTAAAAAATATTACATTTAGTGTAATGGTAGATGCTGAGGTAGACAGTGAAGTATTTCTTATAAGTTCCTCTGCATTTAAAGAGCTGAAAAATAAAAATATACAAGTAGAAAGCTTCAGCAATGATATAATAAATTGTCATTTTTCTGAAACTATGTGGGCAATGGAGCAGATACTTTTTACAAGTTTTGATAAAAGATTGGCTTTTTTTCTGTTGGAGCAGAGTGAAGAGAAAAAGACTGAAACACTTAATTTTACTCATGAATATATTGCTAAAAATCTTGGAAGTGCAAGAGAAGTGGTATCTCGTATGCTGAAATATTTTCAGAATGAAGGAATTGTTTCTTTAGCTAGAGGGAGTATCATTATAAAAGATAGGAAGAAAT
Coding sequences within it:
- a CDS encoding Crp/Fnr family transcriptional regulator, whose amino-acid sequence is MINSENENFFSESFPFWKALSSDEKKLINNNTELKLYKAGSTIHDSTECTGVLLIKSGELRVYILSPEGREVTLYRLGSGSTCLLTASCILKNITFSVMVDAEVDSEVFLISSSAFKELKNKNIQVESFSNDIINCHFSETMWAMEQILFTSFDKRLAFFLLEQSEEKKTETLNFTHEYIAKNLGSAREVVSRMLKYFQNEGIVSLARGSIIIKDRKKLEELK